In the Pseudomonas orientalis genome, one interval contains:
- a CDS encoding oxidative damage protection protein, whose protein sequence is MTRTIMCRKYHEELPALERAPFPGAKGQDIYDNVSAQAWADWQKHQTLLINEKRLNMMNAEDRKYLQGEMDKFFSGEDYAKADGYVPPAQ, encoded by the coding sequence ATGACCCGCACCATCATGTGCCGCAAGTACCACGAAGAACTGCCCGCCCTCGAACGCGCCCCTTTTCCGGGTGCCAAAGGCCAGGACATCTACGATAACGTCTCCGCCCAGGCCTGGGCCGACTGGCAAAAACACCAGACCCTGCTCATCAACGAAAAGCGCTTGAACATGATGAACGCCGAAGACCGCAAATACCTGCAGGGCGAAATGGACAAGTTCTTTTCCGGCGAGGATTACGCCAAGGCCGACGGCTACGTACCACCTGCTCAATAA